A section of the Chlorocebus sabaeus isolate Y175 chromosome 13, mChlSab1.0.hap1, whole genome shotgun sequence genome encodes:
- the HTR1B gene encoding 5-hydroxytryptamine receptor 1B, which translates to MQKSCAPGLGRGERTMEEPGAQCSPPPPAGSETWAPQANLSSAPSQNCSTKGYIYQDSIALPWKVLLVMLLALITLATTLSNAFVIATVYRTRKLRTPANYLIASLAVTDLLVSILVMPVSTMYTVSGRWTLGQVVCDFWLSSDITCCTASILHLCVIALDRYWAITDAVEYSAKRTPKRAAVMIALVWVFSISISLPPFFWRQAKAEEEVSDCVVNTDHILYTVYSTVGAFYFPTLLLIALYGRIYVEARSRILKQTPNRTGKRLTRAQLITDSPGSTSSVTSVNSRAPDVPSESGSPVYVNQVKVRVSDALLERKKLMAARERKATKTLGIILGAFIVCWLPFFIISLVLPICKDACWFHLAIFDFFTWLGYLNSLINPIIYTMSNEDFKQAFHKLIRFKCTS; encoded by the coding sequence ATGCAAAAGAGCTGCGCTCCGGGGCTGGGGCGAGGAGAAAGAACCATGGAGGAGCCGGGTGCTCAGTGCTCTCCACCGCCGCCCGCGGGCTCCGAGACCTGGGCTCCTCAAGCCAACCTCTCCTCTGCTCCCTCCCAAAACTGCAGCACCAAGGGCTATATTTACCAGGACTCCATCGCCCTGCCCTGGAAAGTCCTGCTGGTGATGCTACTGGCGCTCATCACCTTGGCCACCACGCTGTCCAATGCCTTTGTGATTGCCACCGTGTACCGGACCCGGAAGCTGCGCACCCCGGCTAACTACCTGATCGCCTCTCTGGCGGTCACCGACCTGCTCGTGTCCATCCTGGTGATGCCCGTCAGCACCATGTACACTGTCAGCGGCCGCTGGACCCTGGGCCAGGTGGTCTGTGACTTCTGGCTGTCGTCGGACATCACCTGTTGCACTGCCTCCATCCTGCACCTGTGTGTCATCGCCCTGGACCGCTACTGGGCCATCACGGACGCCGTGGAGTACTCAGCCAAAAGGACTCCCAAGAGGGCGGCGGTCATGATCGCGCTGGTGTGGGtcttctccatctccatctcgCTGCCGCCCTTCTTCTGGCGCCAGGCCAAGGCCGAGGAGGAGGTGTCGGACTGCGTGGTGAACACCGACCACATCCTCTACACGGTCTACTCCACGGTGGGTGCGTTCTACTTCCCCACCCTGCTCCTCATCGCCCTCTACGGCCGCATCTACGTGGAAGCCCGCTCCCGGATTTTGAAACAGACGCCCAACAGGACCGGCAAGCGCTTGACCCGAGCCCAGCTGATAACGGACTCCCCCGGGTCCACGTCCTCGGTCACCTCGGTGAACTCGCGGGCTCCCGACGTGCCCAGCGAATCCGGGTCTCCCGTGTACGTGAACCAAGTCAAAGTGCGAGTCTCCGACGCCCTGCTGGAAAGGAAGAAGCTCATGGCCGCTAGGGAGCGCAAAGCCACCAAGACCCTGGGGATCATTCTGGGAGCCTTTATTGTGTGCTGGCTGCCCTTCTTCATCATCTCCCTCGTGCTGCCTATCTGCAAAGACGCCTGCTGGTTCCACCTCGCCATCTTCGACTTCTTCACCTGGCTGGGCTATCTCAACTCCCTCATTAACCCCATCATCTATACCATGTCCAATGAGGACTTTAAACAAGCGTTCCATAAACTGATACGTTTTAAGTGCACGAGTTGA